The Elusimicrobiales bacterium nucleotide sequence CGGTTTTGCCGGCGCGGACCGCGGCGTTGGCGGCGTCCAGTATCTCCTGCCGGGAGCCGTAGCTTAACGCAAGGCACAGCGTCATGCCGGAATTTTTCGCGAACCGGGCGATATAGCCCTCCAGCTTTTCGCGCGTGGAATCCGGCAGCATGTCCAGCCGGCCTATGGCGGCAAGGCGGACATTGTTTTCCTCAAACAAGCGGGCCTTCGCGTCCAGAAACAGGACCAGCAGCCGCATAAGCGCGGCGACCTCAAGCCTGGGGCGCGACCAGTTCTCCGCCGAGAACGCATACAGCGTAAGCTGCCTTATGCCCAGATTGGAGCATTCCAGGACTATGTTTTCCACAGCGTCCGCGCCGGCCTTGTGCCCGGCGGCGCGCGGCAGCCCCCGGGCGCTCGCCCAGCGGCCGTTGCCGTCCATGATGATGGCTATATGCCGAGGCAGTTTGTCTTTCATTATAAATCCGCGCCGCTTTTGGGGCGGCGCGGCGGCATGTCGGGGCCCGTGTTATACGGAGAGCAGCTCTTTTTCCTTTTCGGAGATGACTTCGTCCACCTTCTTTGTGAAGCTGTCGGTGGCTTTTTGTATGGCCTGCTCGAAGCGCTTGCAGTCGTCCTCGGAAATCTCGCCGGTTTTCTGCGCTTTTTTGACGCGCTCCACGGCGTCGCGCCGCTCGTTGCGGAGCTTTACCTTGAATTCCTCGGCCATGGTCTTGATGGTTTTTACAAGCTGTTTGCGACGGTCCTCGGTCATCTGCGGGATGGAAATCCTGACCAGCTTGCCGTTATTTACGGGGGAGGCGCCCAGATCGCTTTTCTGGAGAGCCTTTTCTATAGCCTCCAGCGAGCTTGGGTCCCAGGGCTGGATTTCTATGGTGCGCCCGTCCGGGACCGAAATGGCGCCAAGCTGCTTGAGCGGCATAAGCGAGCCGTAGCATTCGGCCTTGATTCCCTCAACAAGCTGCGGATTGGCGCGTCCGGTACGCAGTGTGCCCATCTCTTTGCGAAGGCGTTCCACATGCTCGGCCATGCCCTTGTCCAGTTTTGCCATCATGGCGGAAACTCCGGTATTTGCGTCCATATTTCACCTCTTACGAAATAAGCGTTCCCACTCTTTCGCCCATGACCGCCTTTAGTATGCTGCCGTCTTTATGCAGGTTGAACACGGTTATGGGGATTCTGTTTTCCATGCAAAGCGAAAGCGCGGCGGCGTCCATGAATTTCAGGTTGCGGCTGATGGCGTCCATGTAGGAAACCTCCGCCAGCGGGGTGGCGGACGGATCCTTTTTGGGGTCCGCCGTATAAACGCCGTCAACTTGGGTTGCCTTAAGCAGCGCATTGGCCTCTATTTCCGAGGCGCGCAGCGCGGCGGCGGTGTCTGTCGTAAAATAAGGGTTTCCCGTGCCGCCGGCGAAAATGACCACCCGGCCCTTTTCCAGATGGCGCACCGCGCGCCGCCGGATGAACGGCTCCGCCAGCTGCATCACCTGAAGCGCGGCCTGAACCCGCGTGGGCACGCCCAGCTTTTCAAGCGCTGCCTGAAGCGCCATGGCGTTCATCATGGTGGCCATCATGCCCATGTTGTCGGAGGTTACGCGGTCTATCATGCCGGCGCCGTCTTTTGCGCCGCGCCAGAGGTTGCCGCCGCCGATAACCACCGCAAGCTGCACCCTGCCGCACACCGGGGCGATTTCCTCGGCTATATGGACAAGAGCGCGGGCGTCAATCCCGCGCTCTGTGCCGTTCTGAAGCGATTCGCCGGAGAGCTTTAGCAGCACCCGTCTTGGCATAAGCTATGCGCCCAACTGGTAGCGGACAAACCGCCGGACCGTAACTTTCCCCAGCCCCGCGGTATACTCCGCGAGATACTGCTCCACGGTCTTTTTGGAATCGCGCACGCTGGTCTGGCTGAGCAGGCAGACTTCCTCGTAAAACTTCTTGATTCTGCCGT carries:
- a CDS encoding isoprenyl transferase; the protein is MKDKLPRHIAIIMDGNGRWASARGLPRAAGHKAGADAVENIVLECSNLGIRQLTLYAFSAENWSRPRLEVAALMRLLVLFLDAKARLFEENNVRLAAIGRLDMLPDSTREKLEGYIARFAKNSGMTLCLALSYGSRQEILDAANAAVRAGKTVDEETFSRLLYTAAMPDPDMIIRTSGEMRLSNFLLWQASYAELYFTPVHWPDFDAAELRKALDEYARRERRFGGH
- the frr gene encoding ribosome recycling factor, whose amino-acid sequence is MDANTGVSAMMAKLDKGMAEHVERLRKEMGTLRTGRANPQLVEGIKAECYGSLMPLKQLGAISVPDGRTIEIQPWDPSSLEAIEKALQKSDLGASPVNNGKLVRISIPQMTEDRRKQLVKTIKTMAEEFKVKLRNERRDAVERVKKAQKTGEISEDDCKRFEQAIQKATDSFTKKVDEVISEKEKELLSV
- the pyrH gene encoding UMP kinase; this translates as MPRRVLLKLSGESLQNGTERGIDARALVHIAEEIAPVCGRVQLAVVIGGGNLWRGAKDGAGMIDRVTSDNMGMMATMMNAMALQAALEKLGVPTRVQAALQVMQLAEPFIRRRAVRHLEKGRVVIFAGGTGNPYFTTDTAAALRASEIEANALLKATQVDGVYTADPKKDPSATPLAEVSYMDAISRNLKFMDAAALSLCMENRIPITVFNLHKDGSILKAVMGERVGTLIS